A portion of the Tachysurus fulvidraco isolate hzauxx_2018 chromosome 8, HZAU_PFXX_2.0, whole genome shotgun sequence genome contains these proteins:
- the LOC113650633 gene encoding LOW QUALITY PROTEIN: NADH-ubiquinone oxidoreductase chain 5-like (The sequence of the model RefSeq protein was modified relative to this genomic sequence to represent the inferred CDS: deleted 3 bases in 3 codons; substituted 11 bases at 11 genomic stop codons) — protein sequence MLEECAGQYHPYSEYIFNGXEGGRIISFLLTGXXHGXADDNTAALQTIIYNXVVDVGIILAIVXIAIKFNSQEIQKKFPTIXNLXYLKYLSLPQIKIILATTGNSTQFGLHFXLPSAKEGPTQVSARFDSCIIVVAGIYLLLXPTSRLIENNQLTLTTCLCLCTLTTHFTATCTLTNNDINFFLLFSTSRQLGLIILTIELNQPQLAFLHICTHTFFRAMLFLCSRSIILHNLNNEQDIXKIGGLHKLIPFTSSCLIISSLAHTPPPNHHQLYTLEDQRA from the exons atgct AGAGGAATGTGCAGGCCAATACCATCCCTACAGTGAATACATATTTAACGGCTGAGAGGGAGGTAGAATTATCTCTTTCCTACTAACTGGGTGATGACACGGCTGAGCTGACGATAATACAGCAGCCCTACAAaccattatttataattaagttGTAGATGTAGGAATAATT CTAGCCATAGTCTGAATTGCAATAAAGTTTAACTCCCAAgaaatccaaaaaaaatttcctaCTATCTAAAATCTTTGATATCTCAAATATCTTTCTCTTCCccaaataaaaattattctAGCTACCACTGGAAATTCCACCCAATTTGGTCTACACTTCTGACTCCCTTCAGCCAAAGAAGGCCCAACCCAAGTCTCTGCCCGTTTCGACTCATGTATAATAGTAGTTGCAGGCATTTACTTACTACTGTAA CCAACTTCACGCCTAattgaaaataatcaactaaCACTAACCACCTGCTTATGTCTATGCACTTTAACA ACCCATTTCACTGCCACCTGCACCCTAACCAATAatgatataaatttttttttattattctcaaCATCTAGACAGCTCGGTCTAATAATACTTACCATTGAACTTAACCAACCCCAACTAGCCTTCCTGCATATCTGCACCCACACCTTCTTTAGAGCCATGCTCTTCCTTTGCTCCAGGTCTATTATACTCCATAACCTAAACAATGAACAAGACATCTGAAAAATAGGAGGCCTCCACAAACTTATACCCTTCACTTCGTCTTGCCTAATCATTAGCAGTCTTGCACACACCCCACCTCCCAACCACCATCAGCTCTATACCCTGGAAGACCAACGTGCTTGA